GAACAAAAATACTACTTTAGTTAAATACCGACGcatttaaacaataataacgAAAGAGGATtagtattaaatattaatgagtaATTACATAATTAGAGTTGATGAGTGAAGGAAAGGGAAGGCGAAAGGGTGCGAGGAAGGAGGAATTAGTGATTAATGAATAAttagtgataataataatagtggATAAGGAAGGGGAAAGGGAATGGAGGGAAATGGCGAAAGGAAGAGAGGGAGAGAATTAGGTTTAGAATTAGAAAATGGTAAATATTCAAAACGGTGATTCCCTCGCTCCGCCAATTAGAATTCGGGTTTTCCATTTTTTCTCTCTATAAAAGGAAACAACCACACAAAATGAAAACACTCGTTTACTCAGTCGTTGAGTTCATTTCATTGTTGAGGAAGAGATGGCGCAGCTTCCCTGTGACCCCGACGGCGTTTGCATGCGATGCAAGGAGAAACCCCCTTCTTCCCAAACCCTCACTTGCCGTACCTGCGCCACTCCATGGCATCTTTCTTGCCTCACTGAGCCTCCGGTGTCCGATTCCGACACCCACTGGGAGTGTCCTGACTGCTCTGACCTCTCCAATCCTGTCCCCGTCGCTCCCTCCGACGGCATTCTCCTCGCCGTCCGCGATATTCAGTTAGACACGTCGCTCTCCGAACAACAAAAGGCTAAAAAATGCCAAGAAGTGCTCGCCGGTTCCTCGGATCTGTCTAAAGACAAAAATTCCGATATCTTCGACGGGAGTTTCAACTGCTCTATTTGCATGCAGCTGCCTGATAGGCCTGTCACggtatgttttttctttttttaatttgttgatttGTTGATTTGTTTCTTTATTGGTTATGTATGTGCGAGATTAGATTTACTGAGTGgttgttttttttgtgtttgatgattaaGACACCGTGTGGGCATAATTTCTGCTTGAAGTGCTTTGAGAAATGTATCACTCAGGGAAGGCACAATTGTGCGAATTGTCGAACTCCAATTCCTGCAAAGATGTATAGTCAGCCAAGAATTAACTCTCAGTTGGCTATGGCTATTCGATTGGCTAAGGCAGCGAGGACTGGGCAGTCTTCTGGGCCTCCTAGAGTGCATCACTTTGTGCGCAATCAGGATCGCCCAGATACTGCCTTTACCACTGATCGGGCGAAGAAAACTGGAAAAGCTAATGCTTGTTCTGGTAAGATTTTTGTTACGGTTCCACCCGACCATTTTGGTCCTATCCCAGCTGAAAACGATCCCAAGAGGAATCGCGGGGTTTTGGTTGGTGACACGTGGGAGGACAGGATGGAATGTCGGCAATGGGGCGCTCATTTACCTCATGTAGCTGGTATCGCTGGGCAGAGTAGTTATGGTGCCCAATCTGTTGCGCTCTCTGGTGGTTACGTGGATGATGAGGATCATGGGGAATGGTTCCTTTATACTGGCAGTGGTGGAAGAGATCTGAGTGGAAACAAGCGCACGAACAAACTTCAATCTTTTGACCAGAAGTTTGAAAACATGAATGAAGCTTTGAGACAAAGCTGCCGATTGGGTTATCCTGTTCGTGTTGTAAGGTCAGctttttaattatacattataatttaattatacacTTTTTAGCACATTTATTGTAACATGTTCCCTTATTACATAGTATATTAGTAGGtggattataatattttcacaattatatatattattattttatttataattaatattattaattaagtttaataaatttttataattaacatgttatcaattatttatttatttatttaatttttaaaaaaatggctATCAAAACATTAAACTCTGTCAAAATTTCGCATTAATTGGTTGTGATTTAAACggtaatgatatatattttcttaataggTTCCTTTTTATCGATCAACTGGacaaatgttaaattaaaatagagtaattttttttattagcttAGGGTTGAGCCATATTGGTCTTAAATTATAACTTATTGTGGTCCAGGTCGCATAAGGAAAAACGTTCTGCTTATGCACCCGAAGCTGGGGTGCGTTATGATGGGGTCTATAGAATAGAAAAATGCTGGCGCAAGGATGGAATTCAAGTAAGATGCTTGGAATTTTAGTCATTGATTTTATTGAAGGACATAGTGGaaaagttttttgttttcttcttatgAATCATCCTATATATTTACGGAGAAGCTTTCTTATGTGACAGGGCTGTAA
This window of the Vigna angularis cultivar LongXiaoDou No.4 chromosome 7, ASM1680809v1, whole genome shotgun sequence genome carries:
- the LOC108338627 gene encoding E3 ubiquitin-protein ligase ORTHRUS 2, giving the protein MAQLPCDPDGVCMRCKEKPPSSQTLTCRTCATPWHLSCLTEPPVSDSDTHWECPDCSDLSNPVPVAPSDGILLAVRDIQLDTSLSEQQKAKKCQEVLAGSSDLSKDKNSDIFDGSFNCSICMQLPDRPVTTPCGHNFCLKCFEKCITQGRHNCANCRTPIPAKMYSQPRINSQLAMAIRLAKAARTGQSSGPPRVHHFVRNQDRPDTAFTTDRAKKTGKANACSGKIFVTVPPDHFGPIPAENDPKRNRGVLVGDTWEDRMECRQWGAHLPHVAGIAGQSSYGAQSVALSGGYVDDEDHGEWFLYTGSGGRDLSGNKRTNKLQSFDQKFENMNEALRQSCRLGYPVRVVRSHKEKRSAYAPEAGVRYDGVYRIEKCWRKDGIQGCKVCRYLFVRCDNEPAPWTSDESGDLPRPLPEIEELIDAIDITERKDEPSWDYDEEKECWLWKKPPPESRKSMDSRSGDGSIVRVKRKSDIASEREKLLKGFRCGICRKVMQYPITTPCGHNFCKACLEGAFAGKSLMRERSREGGRSLRAQKNVKKCPSCSNDIADYLENPQINREMMTLIESWGKKPEEENPEDSDDNDENDDNDESLEDAAEVSKPSDYGDKVLEEIKDNDLNQQHKRRKE